A portion of the Candidatus Methylomirabilota bacterium genome contains these proteins:
- a CDS encoding helix-turn-helix domain-containing protein translates to MTFHEEKGSHDPRTIGFSALFEAAKILSDQIDLEQVLGELERELVMRALKENGGVQARAAARLGITPRQLAYKMQKFRIIKEFRIES, encoded by the coding sequence ATGACCTTTCACGAAGAAAAGGGGAGCCACGACCCAAGAACAATCGGGTTCAGCGCCCTCTTTGAAGCGGCCAAGATCCTGAGCGACCAGATCGATCTCGAGCAGGTACTTGGTGAGCTTGAACGGGAGCTGGTCATGCGGGCGCTGAAGGAAAACGGCGGTGTCCAGGCGAGAGCCGCCGCTCGCCTGGGCATTACGCCGCGACAGCTCGCCTACAAAATGCAGAAGTTCCGGATCATCAAAGAGTTCCGCATCGAAAGCTGA